The Anguilla anguilla isolate fAngAng1 chromosome 4, fAngAng1.pri, whole genome shotgun sequence genome has a window encoding:
- the ca8 gene encoding carbonic anhydrase-related protein, which yields MADHMIEESDYYPEKDDLEWGYEEGVEWGLLFPEANGEYQSPINLNSREARYDPRLLEVRLSPNYVVCRDCEVINDGHTVRIMLRSKSVVTGGPLPSDHEYELHEVRFHWGKENQRGSEHTVNFKAFPMELHLIHWNSTLYSSIDEALGKRNGILMIALFVQIGKEHLGLKAVTEVLQDLQYKGKTKIIPCFNPNTLLPDPLLRDYWVYEGSLTMPPCSENVTWILYRYPLTVSQFQIEEFRRLRSHVKGAELPEGNDGILGDNFRPTQPLSDRVVRAAFQ from the exons ATGGCTGACCACATGATTGAAGAATCTGACTACTATCCTGAAAAGGATGATTTGGAATGGGGATATGAAGAAG GTGTGGAATGGGGGCTGCTGTTCCCTGAGGCCAACGGAGAGTACCAGTCTCCCATAAATCTGAATTCCAGGGAGGCCCGCTATGACCCCAGGCTGCTGGAGGTGCGGCTTTCGCCGAACTATGTGGTGTGCCGCGACTGCGAAGTCATTAACGATGGGCACACCGTGCGGATAATGCTGCGATCAAAATCAG TGGTCACAGGAGGCCCGCTTCCCAGTGACCATGAGTATGAGCTGCACGAAGTCCGCTTCCACTGGGGTAAAGAGAACCAGAGAGGCTCAGAGCACACTGTCAACTTTAAGGCCTTTCCAATGGAG ctcCATCTGATCCACTGGAACAGTACACTCTACAGCAGCATTGACGAGGCTTTGGGAAAGAGAAATGGCATTCTCATGATTGCTTTATTTGTACAG ATAGGGAAAGAACATCTAGGGCTGAAGGCAGTAACCGAGGTGCTTCAGGACTTACAGTACAAG GGGAAGACCAAAATAATACCCTGCTTTAACCCTAACACATTACTCCCTG ACCCCCTCCTGAGGGATTACTGGGTCTATGAGGGCTCCCTCACCATGCCGCCCTGCAGCGAGAATGTCACGTGGATCCTGTACCGCTACCCTCTGACCGTCTCACAGTTCCAG ATTGAGGAGTTTCGGAGACTGAGGTCCCATGTCAAAGGGGCGGAGCTCCCAGAAGGCAATGACGGCATTTTGGGTGACAACTTCCGGCCGACCCAGCCCCTCAGTGACAGAGTGGTCAGAGCAGCCTTCCAGTAG